In a genomic window of Cytobacillus sp. FSL H8-0458:
- a CDS encoding FtsW/RodA/SpoVE family cell cycle protein — protein MLKKILKSYDYTLIIAVALLAVFGLIMVFSASMVTAVQIYDQDSDFFYNKQKLNLIISGIVFVFVALFPYKAMQSNKFLVPMVFLSLFGLIALFIFGKVAGGAMSWFEIGKRSLQPAEFVKLSVIIYLAAVYAKKQPYINEFNKGVLPPLAYLILAVILVAVQPDFGSAMIILLVAGAVIFTSGMNFRNIFKLGLFGVLLAAPFILLLKDKIFAPYRMGRVEAFRDPFGSEFGYQLSNSYIALGAGGLKGLGLGESIQKLGYLPEAHTDFIMAVIAEELGAFGVGFVILLLGYIVLRGIFISLKCKDAFGSLLAIGISAMIGIQAFINLAGISGVMPLTGVTLPFISYGGSSLLQLSIAMGILVNVSMFVNYEKKYKNKHEETNPESMEMASEKTFSIHK, from the coding sequence ATGTTAAAAAAAATATTAAAATCATATGATTATACCCTGATAATAGCTGTAGCCCTGTTAGCTGTTTTTGGACTCATTATGGTTTTCAGTGCAAGCATGGTAACAGCTGTGCAGATTTATGATCAGGATAGCGACTTTTTCTACAATAAACAAAAACTGAATTTAATTATCTCAGGCATTGTTTTCGTTTTTGTCGCTCTATTTCCATACAAAGCTATGCAGAGCAACAAATTTCTTGTTCCGATGGTGTTCCTTTCGTTATTCGGCCTGATTGCGTTATTTATCTTTGGAAAAGTAGCGGGCGGGGCTATGAGCTGGTTTGAAATCGGCAAAAGAAGCCTTCAGCCTGCAGAGTTTGTCAAGCTTTCAGTCATTATATATTTGGCTGCTGTCTATGCAAAGAAGCAGCCCTATATTAATGAATTTAACAAAGGGGTTCTTCCCCCGCTGGCTTATCTGATTCTTGCCGTAATTCTGGTTGCCGTCCAGCCTGATTTTGGTTCAGCCATGATCATTTTGCTTGTGGCTGGAGCTGTGATCTTTACATCAGGCATGAATTTCAGGAACATATTTAAACTGGGGCTTTTCGGAGTACTGCTGGCTGCTCCTTTTATCCTTCTGTTAAAAGATAAGATATTTGCGCCTTATCGAATGGGAAGGGTAGAAGCATTTAGAGATCCCTTTGGATCGGAGTTCGGATATCAGCTTTCGAATTCCTATATTGCCCTCGGGGCAGGCGGGTTAAAAGGGCTGGGCCTTGGTGAGAGTATACAAAAACTTGGGTATCTTCCTGAAGCCCATACAGACTTCATTATGGCCGTAATTGCTGAGGAGCTGGGGGCATTCGGAGTAGGTTTTGTCATTTTGCTTCTCGGGTACATTGTACTGAGGGGGATCTTTATCAGTTTAAAGTGTAAAGATGCTTTTGGCAGCCTGCTTGCTATCGGGATTTCCGCCATGATAGGAATTCAGGCGTTCATTAATCTTGCGGGAATTTCGGGTGTTATGCCGCTCACTGGTGTTACACTTCCCTTTATAAGCTATGGAGGGTCATCCCTGCTTCAGCTTTCAATTGCCATGGGAATTCTAGTAAATGTCTCTATGTTCGTCAATTATGAAAAGAAATACAAAAATAAACATGAAGAGACAAATCCGGAATCGATGGAAATGGCTTCCGAAAAAACATTTTCTATTCATAAATAA
- a CDS encoding YlaN family protein → MASDMIIDHKEKANALLKADAAKILKLIKVQMDNLTMPQCPLYEEVLDTQMFGLSREIDFAVRLGLIEETEGKAILDELERELSMLHEASVKK, encoded by the coding sequence TTGGCTTCTGACATGATTATTGATCACAAAGAAAAAGCAAATGCCCTTTTAAAGGCAGATGCTGCTAAAATATTAAAGTTAATAAAGGTACAAATGGATAATCTAACCATGCCTCAATGCCCTCTATATGAGGAAGTTCTTGATACCCAGATGTTTGGCTTATCCAGAGAAATAGATTTTGCTGTCCGTCTTGGATTGATTGAAGAGACTGAAGGCAAGGCTATTTTAGATGAATTGGAAAGGGAGCTGTCTATGCTCCACGAAGCTTCCGTAAAAAAATAA
- a CDS encoding peptidyl-prolyl cis-trans isomerase: protein MENIIAFKGNVKYQITLDPGVWIFDDRRVDLTTYFMQENIRKNELEEYTKAVSKHWDREIMEGAVFPPTLKTEKKFEKEKVLTGTFGIPFKPFLLNAEPEENAEIVVIESEDGETRLPLSEAEELILGFSKDGKPLKEDGPVHAYLGDGSNQNSPIKRVKAFRVE, encoded by the coding sequence ATGGAAAATATTATTGCTTTCAAAGGAAACGTAAAATATCAAATCACCTTAGATCCAGGAGTCTGGATATTCGATGACCGGAGGGTGGATTTGACAACGTACTTTATGCAAGAAAATATCAGAAAAAATGAACTTGAGGAATATACAAAAGCAGTCTCAAAGCATTGGGACAGAGAAATCATGGAAGGCGCAGTTTTTCCGCCAACACTTAAAACAGAAAAGAAATTTGAAAAAGAAAAGGTCCTGACAGGCACATTCGGAATACCTTTTAAACCATTCCTATTGAATGCGGAGCCGGAAGAGAATGCGGAAATCGTTGTCATTGAAAGTGAAGATGGTGAAACCAGATTGCCTCTATCTGAAGCCGAGGAATTAATATTGGGGTTCTCAAAGGATGGAAAACCATTAAAAGAGGATGGGCCCGTTCATGCCTATCTTGGAGATGGCAGCAACCAAAATTCCCCCATAAAAAGAGTGAAAGCATTTAGAGTGGAATGA
- a CDS encoding PhoH family protein: protein MLSKIYVLDTNVLLQDPNSIFSFEDNEVVIPAVVLEEVDSKKRYMDEIGRNARQVSRLIDSMRETGKLHEKIPLENGGSLRIELNHRSFHELQEIFVEKTNDNRILAVAKNLSLEEETKENGRTVILVSKDALVRVKADAIGLISEDFLSDRVVENDHLYPGFLEVYIGLDIMNRFYEKGELSLSEIANHPFYPNQFLVMKDALGSSSSALGIVDKSGKKVKKLIFDHDHIWGIKPRNVQQTMALELLLRNDLPLVTLIGKAGTGKTLLALASGLMQTEDYGQYKKLLVARPIVPVGKDLGFLPGEKEEKLRPWMQPIFDNLEYLFNVKKPGELDAILAGMGSIEVEALTYIRGRSIPDQFIIIDEAQNLTKHEVKTILTRVGEGSKIVLMGDPEQIDHPYLDAYNNGLTYVVERFKDQVISGHVKLVKGERSGLAQLAADLL, encoded by the coding sequence ATATTGAGTAAAATTTACGTATTAGATACCAATGTCTTGTTGCAGGATCCTAATTCCATATTTTCATTTGAAGATAATGAAGTAGTTATCCCGGCTGTAGTTCTGGAAGAGGTTGATTCTAAGAAAAGGTATATGGATGAAATTGGGAGGAACGCAAGGCAAGTATCCCGGCTGATTGACAGCATGAGGGAGACGGGTAAGCTCCATGAGAAAATACCTCTTGAAAATGGCGGAAGCCTGCGAATTGAGTTAAATCATAGATCATTTCATGAACTTCAGGAGATCTTTGTAGAAAAAACGAATGATAATCGGATTTTGGCAGTTGCAAAAAACTTATCCTTGGAGGAAGAGACAAAAGAAAATGGACGAACGGTCATACTTGTAAGCAAAGATGCCCTTGTCAGAGTTAAAGCGGATGCAATCGGGCTAATTTCAGAGGACTTCTTAAGTGATCGTGTAGTTGAAAATGATCATTTATATCCTGGGTTTCTGGAGGTATATATAGGTCTCGATATTATGAACCGTTTTTATGAAAAAGGAGAGCTGTCGCTTTCTGAAATAGCAAATCATCCTTTCTATCCGAATCAGTTTCTGGTGATGAAAGATGCACTGGGTTCCTCATCGTCTGCACTTGGTATTGTGGACAAAAGTGGAAAGAAAGTGAAAAAACTCATTTTTGATCATGACCATATATGGGGGATCAAGCCCAGGAACGTGCAGCAGACAATGGCTCTTGAGCTATTGCTGAGAAACGACCTGCCGCTTGTTACTCTTATCGGCAAGGCGGGGACTGGAAAAACTCTTTTGGCGCTGGCATCCGGCTTAATGCAGACCGAAGATTATGGCCAGTACAAAAAATTGCTGGTCGCCCGCCCCATTGTGCCGGTAGGCAAGGATTTGGGATTTCTTCCGGGTGAAAAAGAGGAAAAGTTAAGACCGTGGATGCAGCCGATTTTTGATAATCTGGAGTACCTGTTTAATGTCAAAAAGCCAGGTGAATTGGATGCCATATTGGCAGGCATGGGCTCGATTGAGGTGGAAGCTTTGACATATATCAGAGGCAGAAGCATACCGGATCAATTCATTATTATTGATGAAGCTCAGAACCTGACGAAGCATGAAGTAAAAACCATATTAACAAGGGTGGGGGAAGGGAGTAAAATTGTCCTGATGGGAGATCCCGAGCAGATTGACCATCCCTACCTGGATGCTTATAACAACGGTCTCACCTATGTTGTGGAAAGATTTAAAGATCAGGTTATCTCAGGTCATGTCAAACTTGTAAAAGGTGAGAGATCTGGCCTTGCGCAGCTTGCTGCTGACCTGTTATAG
- a CDS encoding YhcN/YlaJ family sporulation lipoprotein, whose amino-acid sequence MNKWLLLWMTGLLLTGCGINNNQAQDHQEQKNINTVNVKNSTIQEVDRETGQQVSRHLVNLAVRVPNVNDATAVVLGRFAVVGVDVNKNLDRSEVGSIKYSVAETLKNDPHGARAIVVADPDINARLREIAADIQNGEPLQGIMNELADIAGRLMPEVPADLVDPKKENEKNATEDPKKKLNNDQKKQLEQKQEKQSNYYK is encoded by the coding sequence ATGAATAAATGGCTGCTGTTATGGATGACAGGATTACTATTAACAGGGTGCGGCATAAACAACAATCAGGCCCAAGACCATCAGGAACAGAAAAATATCAACACCGTAAATGTAAAAAATAGTACAATACAGGAAGTTGACAGGGAGACTGGACAGCAGGTTTCCAGGCATCTTGTCAATTTGGCTGTCCGAGTTCCCAATGTCAATGATGCAACAGCAGTTGTACTTGGACGATTTGCTGTAGTCGGAGTAGATGTGAATAAAAATCTCGACCGTTCTGAGGTCGGATCAATCAAATATTCAGTTGCCGAAACCCTTAAAAATGATCCTCATGGTGCAAGAGCAATTGTAGTGGCTGATCCGGATATTAACGCCAGGCTTCGGGAAATAGCCGCTGACATTCAAAACGGAGAGCCCCTGCAGGGAATCATGAATGAACTGGCAGATATCGCTGGCCGGCTAATGCCTGAGGTCCCAGCCGACCTGGTTGATCCTAAAAAGGAAAATGAGAAAAACGCAACCGAAGATCCAAAGAAAAAACTCAACAATGATCAGAAAAAACAACTTGAACAAAAACAGGAAAAACAATCAAATTATTATAAGTAA
- a CDS encoding pyridoxamine 5'-phosphate oxidase family protein, which produces MANQVEPKLIKPLYDELQKERFVTLATIDFETGGPNVNAISWVLAKDEETLYFAVDNRSRIVQNINSNNKVVLNIIANESTYSIAGEASVKAEKMEGVPLKLALMAITVKEVRDVMFYGSKITVEPQYDKTYDKDAAARLDKQVMEAMKKA; this is translated from the coding sequence ATGGCAAATCAGGTAGAACCGAAATTAATTAAACCATTATATGACGAACTGCAAAAGGAACGTTTCGTCACTCTTGCCACTATTGACTTTGAAACTGGCGGACCTAATGTCAATGCGATTTCATGGGTACTGGCTAAAGACGAGGAAACATTATATTTTGCAGTTGATAACCGATCGAGAATTGTTCAAAACATAAATAGCAATAACAAAGTTGTTCTGAATATTATCGCGAACGAATCTACATACTCCATCGCAGGCGAAGCATCGGTTAAGGCGGAAAAGATGGAAGGCGTACCTTTAAAGCTCGCGCTTATGGCCATCACTGTGAAGGAAGTCCGTGATGTCATGTTTTATGGCTCTAAAATCACTGTGGAACCTCAATATGACAAAACATACGATAAAGACGCAGCAGCCCGTTTGGACAAACAGGTAATGGAAGCAATGAAAAAAGCTTAG
- a CDS encoding YlaI family protein → MRVKCVLCDKIESIENESLQAKRLRNRPIHTYMCRPCETRITEKTQKRADTGNFKLYRSKVQEEEW, encoded by the coding sequence ATGCGAGTAAAATGTGTACTATGTGATAAAATTGAATCCATTGAGAACGAGTCCTTACAGGCTAAGCGTCTCCGCAACCGCCCGATTCACACATATATGTGCAGACCCTGCGAAACAAGAATTACAGAAAAAACACAAAAAAGAGCTGATACTGGAAACTTTAAGCTATATAGGAGCAAAGTCCAGGAGGAAGAATGGTAA
- a CDS encoding YlaH-like family protein produces the protein MDVSQRLSFFAALFKVDENPTTGMWLLYITIVLLSILVFKLGFAKKLPILKSAMIYTFLILGCTMLTFLGVFLPVAEGLVVAALILIIYKIRLNQEKKEQAKAE, from the coding sequence ATGGATGTATCACAGCGCCTGTCTTTTTTTGCTGCTTTGTTCAAAGTCGATGAGAATCCCACGACCGGAATGTGGCTTCTTTATATAACAATTGTTCTGCTGTCAATATTGGTTTTTAAATTAGGATTTGCCAAGAAACTCCCAATTTTAAAATCAGCTATGATATACACTTTCCTGATTTTAGGCTGTACGATGCTGACATTTCTTGGAGTGTTCCTTCCTGTAGCTGAAGGTCTTGTTGTGGCTGCCTTAATCTTGATCATTTACAAAATCCGCCTTAACCAGGAAAAGAAGGAACAGGCAAAGGCGGAATAA
- the typA gene encoding translational GTPase TypA: MKLREDIRNIAIIAHVDHGKTTLVDELLKQSGTFRSNEHVEERAMDSNDLERERGITILAKNTAVKYKDTRINILDTPGHADFGGEVERIMKMVDGVLLVVDAYEGCMPQTRFVLKKALEQKLTPIVVVNKIDKPSARPTEVVDEVIDLFIELGADEDQLEFPVIYASAISGTSSVSPDKQDDDMHSLYEAIIEHIPGPADNREEPLQFQVALLDYNDYVGRIGIGRVFRGTIKVGQQVALMKLDGSVKQFRVTKIFGFFGLKREEIQEAYPGDLIAVSGMEDINVGETVCPVEHQEALPVLRIDEPTLQMTFLVNNSPFAGREGKYITSRKVEERLRAQLETDVSLRVENTDSPDAWVVSGRGELHLSILIENMRREGFELQVSKPEVIIREIDGVRCEPVERVQIDVPEDNTGSIIESMGTRKGEMLDMVNNGNGQVRLTFNVPARGLIGYSTEFMTLTRGYGIINHTFDSYQPEIKGQIGGRSKGVLVSMESGKSSTYGIMQVEDRGTIFVEPGTEIYEGMIVGEHTRENDLTVNITKVKHATNIRSANKDQTNVIKKPRIMTLEEALEYLNDDELLEVTPESIRLRKKLLDKNERERMAKKKKYAETN, from the coding sequence TTGAAATTAAGAGAAGATATTCGAAATATTGCGATTATAGCCCACGTTGACCATGGTAAAACAACATTGGTTGACGAGCTTTTAAAACAGTCCGGAACTTTCCGTTCAAATGAGCACGTGGAAGAGCGTGCGATGGATTCAAACGATCTGGAAAGAGAACGCGGTATTACGATTTTAGCTAAAAACACTGCAGTTAAATATAAAGATACAAGAATCAACATTCTGGATACACCAGGACATGCCGATTTCGGCGGAGAAGTTGAACGGATCATGAAAATGGTTGACGGCGTATTATTAGTTGTCGATGCATATGAAGGATGTATGCCGCAGACGCGTTTCGTTCTTAAAAAGGCTTTGGAACAAAAACTTACTCCAATCGTAGTTGTAAATAAAATTGACAAACCATCTGCCCGTCCAACAGAAGTTGTTGACGAGGTAATCGATTTGTTTATTGAACTGGGTGCAGATGAAGATCAGCTTGAATTCCCGGTTATCTATGCATCCGCTATTTCGGGAACTTCAAGTGTTAGCCCTGACAAGCAGGATGATGACATGCATTCTCTTTATGAAGCAATCATTGAACATATTCCTGGACCTGCTGATAACCGTGAAGAGCCGCTTCAATTCCAGGTGGCACTCCTTGATTACAATGATTATGTGGGGAGAATTGGAATTGGCCGGGTATTCCGGGGGACAATCAAGGTCGGACAGCAGGTTGCCTTAATGAAACTTGATGGCTCTGTTAAGCAATTCCGGGTTACAAAGATTTTTGGTTTCTTTGGGCTGAAGCGTGAAGAGATCCAGGAAGCTTATCCTGGAGACCTTATTGCCGTTTCCGGAATGGAAGACATTAACGTTGGGGAAACTGTTTGCCCTGTTGAGCATCAGGAAGCACTTCCTGTTCTAAGGATTGATGAACCGACACTGCAAATGACTTTCCTTGTTAACAATAGTCCATTTGCTGGTAGAGAAGGCAAATATATTACTTCAAGAAAAGTTGAAGAAAGACTTCGTGCACAGCTTGAGACGGACGTAAGTCTTCGTGTTGAAAATACAGATTCACCTGACGCCTGGGTTGTATCCGGACGTGGGGAATTGCATTTATCGATCCTAATTGAAAATATGCGCCGTGAAGGTTTTGAACTGCAGGTTTCTAAGCCTGAAGTAATTATTAGAGAAATTGATGGTGTTCGCTGTGAACCGGTAGAACGTGTTCAAATCGATGTGCCGGAAGATAATACTGGATCAATTATTGAATCTATGGGTACCCGTAAAGGTGAAATGCTTGATATGGTCAATAACGGCAATGGTCAAGTAAGACTGACATTCAATGTCCCTGCCCGCGGACTGATCGGCTACTCCACAGAATTTATGACGCTAACACGCGGCTATGGTATTATCAATCATACATTTGACAGCTACCAGCCTGAAATTAAAGGTCAAATCGGAGGCCGGAGCAAAGGTGTTCTGGTATCTATGGAAAGCGGCAAGTCATCCACATACGGAATTATGCAAGTTGAGGACCGAGGAACAATATTCGTTGAGCCGGGAACTGAAATTTATGAAGGAATGATTGTAGGAGAGCATACTCGTGAAAATGACCTTACTGTCAACATCACTAAAGTGAAGCATGCGACCAACATCCGTTCTGCTAATAAAGATCAGACGAATGTAATTAAAAAGCCGCGTATTATGACACTTGAAGAAGCTTTGGAATACTTGAATGATGATGAGCTGCTTGAAGTAACTCCTGAGTCAATCAGACTGCGAAAGAAGCTTCTTGATAAGAATGAAAGAGAAAGAATGGCCAAGAAGAAGAAATACGCTGAAACTAACTAA